tgtcattttattagagtcttttaaaaaattgatattaaaGTCTCTGCAGAcaaaaattggttttgtttggcAAAGGCTTATTATTTTGTCAAGATCTACAATCGCGGTTTGCATGCTAGAATTAGGTGGAATGTAAATGGAGAGAACGAAAAGGACTTGTGAACAAGTCAAACAAGACTTGTAATAACCACCTCCTCGTTTGCCAGTTCGTACTTCATACTCCAGTCtatgttcttgaaaattaatATTTACTTTATCAACCTGCCATACCTCCTGAACAGCTACAATATTGGGCTTTTGTTCGTAAAGAAGTTCTTTCAGTTTAGACTCGTTGCCAACAATGGATCGGACGTTCATCGAAATCAACCACTGCTCACCGCTGTCCAGGGCTTCGATATAGCCAAGGTCATCAATTAGAGAAACATCGTCTTCGCTCTCCATCAATCCATTTAAGTCGAGTCCCCCACTCCCAGAGAGGTTTGCAAGACCGTCCAAAGTTGCCAACCGACACCATCTAGCAACTTTTGGACAGTCGTTGAATCTGTGATATAAACATTCTGAGCAATTACCGCAAAGTTATGCGCAGAAATACATActgaacattgaaaaattatcATGTCGGAAATTATGATGATGTGATACCGTCTGCTCTGGTGAACATGGTCTTCGTTTTCGGTTGCTTGATCTTTCGGCCTTTCTTCACTTTTCTATCGACATTTTCTTCGATTTGAGGGATCACGACAGTTTCCGAACATTTATATAAATATTGACGAGAACATAACATATCCTTTCCCATGGAAGGGGAAATGACGATTAAGGTTATGACTAGAATGGTGAAATTATTGGACAAGAATGTTTAAATCATGTGACCCATACTGATCTTCATCCCATGCATTGGCCACTGTCCAGGCATAATTGGCCTGGTAGGCGGGCATTGGTCCGGTGGGCGTGTGCTTCCGTTTGGTGTGCCACGTAGGTCGACTCAAACCGACTGTGCCATATTCGATGGTCGTAAGCCGGTTTATGACTGACTATTCAATCAATAGAAAGTGAGGCAAATATGTAAAGAAAAGGATGGACTAAGGAGATTAGGAATTGAAGGAGGAGAGCAGACATATTTAACTAGTGATGAGAAAATGATAATGTAGGAGTGCGATgggcttctttctttcctcacACTGTTCTTGGAGAAAGATGGTCTCATTGATTGTCTGCGACGGTCCCGAGGGCCACCCCTTTCAATTGACCCCTCACGGGAGGAATGTCTACTGTCAGATAAGTCACAATTGTTCCGTCTTGCACCTGAAGGTCTGATGATTTCTGGCATGGTGCTCAACATTTGTCTCAGATGTCTCCAACCTTTGCCAGAATCAAAGCATTTCCGGTTTCGGAAGGGGCATTGGGAGCAGTCATGAGGAAATCCGTACCTTTGACAATTAACCGTAATTTGAGCTATGATAGCCTCAGCCGAGTTTTCCCCAATGGAAGCTGACAGGGTGGCTGTTAAGGCAAAGGGCCGACCTCATCTGGCCAGGTCGCGTGCATGGGCCTTCAGCTCATCTGTTGGGGCAATTAAACGGTTGATCGTGGGTTCTGGTACTTCTTTTAGCTTCACGAAGTAATCATCCTCTCCTTAACAGGCAACACGGGCAATCATTAGGACATAGCCCTCCGGTGTCATTGAAGCCAAGTCTGCCTCAGCTACGTGTCGTCTATGGTCTGCAACAAACTGTCCAAATAGTTTGCCGCTTTTCTCATTGATGACCTTCGTAGAGAGatccaactttcttttgaATATGGGTTTGAGGGTGAGGAAGTGAGTCTCTTTGGCTGATCAACACTCCTCCACGTCTAAGTATGCATCCAATATCCAAGTGCAATGGCCACGTCTGGACCCAAGCCAGCATTAAGTACCCCCTTTTGTTGGGTGATGCCGAGAAGTTCAACATGCGAAGACTTTCATATGTTTTGAGGGGATTAACCCAATCACGCATTTCTGGAGGCGAGAACTCACCTGTGAGGGAGGGCTGGCTTCATTTCTGACATCAGTTCGAACTGTGCCCAATCAGTTACTTTTGAAGTTGGGGGCAGTGGTTGGGCCTGGTATTTTCCACAAGGCTTGTTCTACCAGGGTGAGGTCTCCATCGATTTTTGCTCCAACTTTATTCTTTTCCGCTGTGAGCGTGTTTAGGGTTGTACCATCAGTTTCTTCAAGCAACCTATCATAGAAGACAGATATCTCATCCGCGTTGGCTTCGGCTTGTTGGAAAGACTTCCGCAGTGAGGGCAGGTCGGAGTCTGGAAACCTGGTTCATTCAAGATACTTTCTAGCTTCCCATATTGGTAATCGCGCTTTTAAGGACCGTGAaggtatttcaaatgtcagacATGGTGGTCGGCAATGAGGTGACGGATGTGGACGGGGCGTGTCAGGTCCGTGACAGGTGAGTGTGTAGAGACGTGTTCAGGCACCAAAAAGATCGGTGTATCAGCTACTACCAATTGGCTTTTGGGCGTGGTGTTAGAGGAGTTGCAATGGTGGTCAAGTAGGAGTAAGGTTTGAGACTACGGATTGTGCCATGTACCGGGTGCGTCATAACATGTGCAACACTAAACTAAGACAAACGAGATCGTAGTTTTCAGTGGAAGGTAATGCCTGCAATAAATAACATTACCTCATAAAATATGCTTGTCTTgttatctttttcaattaatATCTACAAGACCCCGCCATTTGCAGCCTAAATGCCTTCCAAGGAGCCTGGACCTTGTCCTTGGGCATCTTCACGCCTGAACATCTTGATGGCGGCCCTGAAGGAGCCAATATTTGGATGGGAGGTGACACAGGCCTTTTCCTCCAAGTGCGTCCAAACaaagtggtccaaattgaGTTTCGAACGCCGTACATGTTGTTGAGGCTTGGGAATAGGTGTGTTTGAGTGCGAGTAGTTGTCTGAAAACAAGTGAACGTGAAGAGTTGCTCCTGTAtggaaaactagttttgacaaccatctgATATTTACGCTCAACGACAAAACAAGTTACTTTTTCCGACCTTTATTGATTAGGatgggaaatttgatgcattggTTGATAAACAAATCGGTTTGAAATTGAGTAGTCAGTGACCATTCAAACCGAGTcatcaggttttgaaaaaaacatgctgTGGCTCGTCCATTCTGTCGCTTCTACGAATGACTCAATCATCTTAGAGCGCTCCATGTATTGCACGACGTCTTTGGACGGCCCTCATATACAATTAGGAATTGTCCAATGTGTGAGAACTTGGGCCGAAAAATGACGTTATCCTTACGGAAGTTTTATCATTGGAGGACAATTCTTTGATTGGACGATGGCCTTGTTGgcctttgaaaaagtatttaaAGTGTTCAAAGGTTCTTCCCGACACAGACGTCGGGTCTTCATGGGCTtgaccacgaacttctagaaatatggactgtgaacgaggttcccgccaaatcggcctgcttttggtcatagCATCTCAGACCAACTTTTcgacttttcgaattaaagtaatacaataagaaacgtagacctcttcaattgaaggcaagtCATCTTTGGATTATTTACATGTTAAGTTTCATagtaatattttcaaaagtttatgtTGCTGACCAAGAATTGTATgcagtgtttactacataattTTGGACTTATATcctagttttgggctcaattttggccaaggtCATCAACAAgtatttaacaagatcttgtgggCGTATGAAATGAGGCAATTTTTGTActaaagtgaacagtttaagagataagaaatttctgcttccgttcgcagtccacatctgcACAAGTCCGTGACTTGAACCACCTTCACCGGTATGTCTGTATCTTCAGAAAGAATTGGAAACGTTGACGGAACCATGTGTACTTTGATCATATCATGCATAGCATTCTGTTTTTACAGTTCGAGATTGAGAATTAACGTACTTCAAAAGAGTATTTGCAAATATAGACACTCCTCACATGCAAGAAATCATGACAATCCAGTTTTTGTCCGGTCCGTTTGCCACCGAGTCTCTTGGAATATTAAACCGATTAATCGGACGGTTACTTAATTGGAACAAGGTCCAACGAATTGATCGTCTGAGCCGTTCCAGTATCAGGTATTGTCCTCATTTTGAATGGAGTAAGAAATGAGTGGACTTTAAATATTGGGCTTAATCTGTTATCTGCTAGATATCTGCACCCCTTCGCATTGAAAATCAGTCTATAAAGGGTCCCTACTCCCTATTATGATTTGTGTACTAATTAGTGCAGAGCGttatttcattcatgatgtcaCATCCCAAGAATggtgaggatttttttttgaaattgatagaATGGTCCTGAATATTACTTCTGTCCCAGCTATTTCCATAATATTGGCGATGCTCAAGGAAAATTGAGTGTCAGTAATGAAAGTAAGGATATATATTATAATGAATGGTAAATTTTGGTCATTATTCATTTTCGATGGTCCGCTTGATTAGGCTCCATAGAATCGTAATTTTCGGTGTCTATGGTCATcagtggtggtgatggttggGGGTGATGTCGTTGGTAGTGTTGGACTTTGGGTCACTCTTAACGCTGTTGggagtgttgttgttggacTGTCGTTGCTCAAGGAATTGTTGTGTTTGTTGTTTGGGATGCTGTTATTtgggttgatgatgatgatgttggcaTCGTGATGGATTCAAATGCTTCACCGTAAGTGCAgctctcattgttcaattccTTCGTTCCAAGACTGTCGTCAAATTCCCATTCTTGGCTACCAAAGCAATCACTTTGTTTGGGAGTGCAGAGCCCTTCAGTTTGACCCCATGAACATTCAGTAGCCCTTATGCCAATTGGGGGTCCCATGGGCAATTCATAAGCGGTAAACTCGGTGCATTTCAAGGAGCATTCTCCCTGTTGCTCTTTGTACATTGGACCTAGATAACGAAACATTTCAGCAATAAATTATTTTAAAactatcaaaatgatcacaaattttaaccattgattttttcccgGTTGCAGATATCAAAGCGATCTTCGTCAGCCACGGTGGAATTACAAATACATTGGTTGGGCTCATAACAATAGCCATTTTCAGGGCACATCCATTAAGGAACACACTCGGAGCAATCTGATCCTTGCCATCCGGCCTTACAAATACAAGTGTCAGGCTATAACAAAGAATTTCAAACCGTCATATtggacttttcattttttctgtGGGAAGGTTTCAAACCTCGATGCAAAATCCGTTCTTGTGGTGGCAACCGTCACTGAAATGGAGTACGTCACTTTTTTTATCGGCCCGTCTTTAACTTATTGAATCTAATGGGTTACCCGCATTGAGGCTGATCGCAGAGATGGCTTGTCCAACCTTCATCACATTGACAAGAATGGGGTTTGCCATCTTCACAAGAGCCATGAAAACATCCTGGCAATTTCACACACTCTTGACAATCTGGCCCTTGCCATCCTTCATGACATCTGGAAAtgtatgtttttttaaaaaactcttttttggAAACGTAGACTTTGGTCTTACTGGCATTCAAATGGTTCGAAGCAAAATCCGTGGTCTGGATGACAATCCGGGCAAGCAGCTGAAACGAGATATTCCAGATGCGATTGACCCTTTTTTTGATGCAATGACGTTCAAATTTAGCCCACTTACGTTGATCGCAAAAAGCACCTTCCCACATTGGCGCTCCTTGATCATTGAGATCACAATTGCACTCAAATGTGGCATTGCAAGATCCGTGCACACAACCAGGCAGAGGAATGCAGGTATCGCAAAGATGACCTTGCCTATAAGGAATCGAAGCATTGAAACGTCAACCTGGATCCCATTTCAAGATTACATAATCACTCCCACCATCCCACTTCACAAGCGCAAACATCTGGTCGGACACATTGACCGTGTTGACAAGTGTCTCCGTGATAATCACAAATCGGAATTGGACACGGATTCCGTAAATCTCTTTTGGACCAATCTGGGTCTTCCTTCCATCCAGAGAGACAAATCACGTTGGCCTCGTCGTCGCAAATATAACGATGGGATTGCTAAAAAATAGGTAAACTAGCATGGAATTTTCAACTGGACGGTACTTGAGGCTAGCCGTGATTTCCTGGTTTCAACGATTCTGACTGAGTGACCTATCAGTTAGGCTCCAACATTCATGGCCTGTATCTTATTAAAACTTATTGAGACCCATTTCTAGGCCTCGGAAAAAACGTAGaaaaaataggcaaaaaaaatgtatgtaaAAGGTTAAAAGAATgacaaaaaggtacaaaacaAGTAGCAAAATCGGTcataaaaggtgaaaaaaattcaataGAAACTGTTAGTAAATGTATAGTTTGTTAAAGATGTGCTCAAAAGATGATATCATATTTactcatttttaaaaaaagatcaaagcaaaaaaacaaaaacaataaaacaatTGTTTCTCTGCATTATAAACAAGAAATTAGGTGTCGTgagtttttttgccaattaGGTCAGCTTTAAACTTGGTGTGAAGTGACATTTTCTTATCTCATCTAAAGGGTTGCTCTTTTTAtaaacatatttcaagtttgtttaaCAAGTTcgaatgaaaaatgccaaaacaaggtttttttcccaaaaacgATGTTTCAGGtaaattgtccaaaatgtggcagaaaaaggcaaaacccTAGGTTTTAAACTACTTTTCCTAGGTCTCCTCATTTCACTCACACGAAGGTTTTCAGCCACACAAGGAAGCTCATCGTTTCGAAGGGGAGTGAAGACGAATCGTCGGGATCCGCCATTTCCAATGGAAGACAAAAGTTTATCACCATTGGCCAGATTCACGGAGACAACCAGGAGAGCCAAGCACCTTGAAACACGGCCAGTCATACTTTACGTTAGAAATGATTGTAAAAGGATGAGGATGATCTTGAGTCCTAATTCAACTCCTTATATAGTTAGAATCTGCTGACTTTGGAGCGGCATAATCTATGCTTGAATGAAcaaaggaattaaaattgaGTGCTGGGAAATAACTCATTCTTACGAGACTTGAAATAAAAGAACTTGCTCCATGGCCAAAATCATCCTGTTCAATGGAATGTCAATTAAAGTTTGTGGCTTGCATAAAGTGCATAGGAGGTTAATTGAAACTGCCAAACAGCCTCTAAGGAATGGTGCACCGAAAATACTAATTTTGGGCAAATTAGGGGCAAAATATACGTGATGAAACTTGTGGCTCAATCGTAACTGAGCCACAATGAACTTGATGCTGCAATATCGTTTTGATttaaacaagtgaaaaaaacAGAATTGCCCTAGGCATAGGTCGATGAAATCGCTTTTCAGGGCAACATGTAATATTCGCGCCTGAAAGGAGATTCAAGATCAGTGTTGATAGTAGATTCAAAAGGGTGATGGGTCTATCCGGAAAAAAACTCCTTTCAGAAAGGTGTCACATCTATACACAATCAACACTataaacaaaatacaaaagtAAGACAATCCCTTACAGCAGTGCCATGCTTTTTAAGGTGCAGTAGCATTTAAGTAAATATGTCACTCAGAACTCGGCCAGATAATCAAAACTATTGCAAAAGCTTGCTTGTTATAAAAGATCAATGCGTTTTTAAGAGAGTCAGTTCGTCTCCTGCATGGTAAAAATTTAGGGAATCCATGACACTGAGTGATCTTTTGCTCAAGGTCAAACGCTCTTATTGTTTCATCTAGAAAATATGGATTCTAAATTGATTTGCTCGCTTTTTGTTTTCCTGGTTCTAGTAAATGCCAATGTTGCCCGTAAGTTGTCTTACTCCGGTTTTGAGTCCTTGTTAACACCATCagcatacattttttttgaaccaatgtAATAGAATGCCGAAGCCGGGGCCGTGGGCGTGGCAATGGTGGCAGGGGAATGGGGAAGAGGTaacggtggtggtggttccGAAGGAGAAGGAACTGGTGGTGGATGCAATGGCGGCACTCCTGTCATCATTAATCCAAACCAGCGCTTTGATGATTCAAAGCCAGATGACAATGACGACAGCACCCTGGAGTTTACTAGCTTTGAGGGAGACAGTGACGAAGTGGATGGAGGCGAGAGTGAAGGTTTCATTAGAGGAAGCAATAGTGGATAAGGTAGTGAAGCGAATGCTTTCGACGGAGTTCGTCCAGGTTCAAGTCTCCCCAACCGATTCCTGGGCGACAATGAATTCCAACGTGGCAGATTCCACGGCGACAATGAATTCCAAGGTGGCAGATTCCAGGGCGTCAATGGTTTCCGAGGAAACGGATTCCTGAGCAATAAAGGCTTCCAGCCTGGCAGATTCTTTGGGAATTACAATTTTCCGTGCCAACAACAAATTCCTAGGTGTCGAATTCCGAGGTAACCGTTTCCAAGGGACTAAT
This Tigriopus californicus strain San Diego chromosome 12, Tcal_SD_v2.1, whole genome shotgun sequence DNA region includes the following protein-coding sequences:
- the LOC131892002 gene encoding delta-like protein C, with the translated sequence MTGRVSRCLALLVVSVNLANGDKLLSSIGNGGSRRFVFTPLRNDELPCVAENLRQSHRYICDDEANVICLSGWKEDPDWSKRDLRNPCPIPICDYHGDTCQHGQCVRPDVCACEVGWQGHLCDTCIPLPGCVHGSCNATFECNCDLNDQGAPMWEGAFCDQPACPDCHPDHGFCFEPFECQCHEGWQGPDCQECVKLPGCFHGSCEDGKPHSCQCDEGWTSHLCDQPQCGDGCHHKNGFCIEPDTCICKAGWQGSDCSECVP